The Pseudochaenichthys georgianus chromosome 8, fPseGeo1.2, whole genome shotgun sequence genome has a segment encoding these proteins:
- the tmem98 gene encoding transmembrane protein 98 has protein sequence METVVIVAIGVLATIFLASFVALVVVCRHRYCHPHHLLYPFDTKPTVDLIGAMETQSEQSELELDDVVITNPHIEAILENEDWIEDASGLVSHCISILKICHTLTEKLVAMTMGSGAKVKAPASLSDIISVAKRISPRVDDVVRSMYPPLDPILLDARATALLLSVSHLVLVTRNACHMSGSMDWIDQSLNAAEDHMVVLREAALASEPDRFILGHDAQREQAI, from the exons ATGGAGACAGTGGTGATCGTGGCAATTGGGGTGTTGGCCACCATTTTCCTGGCCTCCTTTGTCGCCCTTGTGGTGGTGTGCAGACATCGCTACTGCCACCCTCACCACCTGCTGTACCCCTTCGACACCAA ACCCACAGTGGATCTGATTGGAGCCATGGAGACCCAGAGCGAGCAGTCGGAGCTGGAGCTGGACGATGTGGTCATCACCAACCCGCATATCGAGGCCATCCTGGAGAACGAGGACTGGATAGAGGACGCCTC TGGATTGGTCTCTCATTGTATCTCAATCCTAAAG ATTTGCCACACTTTGACTGAAAAGTTGGTTGCCATGACAATGGGTTCAGGGGCAAAGGTCAAGGCACCGGCAAGCTTGAGTGACATCATCAGTGTGGCCAAACGCATCAGCCCGAG GGTGGACGACGTGGTCAGGTCCATGTACCCACCTCTGGATCCAATCCTCCTGGACGCCAG GGCTACAGCTCTCCTTCTTTCAGTCAGCCACCTGGTGCTGGTCACCCGCAACGCCTGTCACATGTCCGGCAGTATGGACTGGATCGACCAGTCACTCAACGCAGCAGAAGATCACATGGTGGTTTTGCGTGAGGCGGCACTGGCCTCTGAACCGGATCGATTCATACTCGGACATGATGCACAAAGAGAACAGGCCATTTAG